A region from the Paenibacillus humicola genome encodes:
- a CDS encoding Gfo/Idh/MocA family protein yields MIRFAVVGVNNIGKIHCRAYARHPDTKLAAVCDLMPDRAEAAGSEYGIPAYTSLQELLEREDIDAVAVATAGVEKGSHHFEPAMLAIAAGKDVLVEKPLSNRIGEARQMVAFAKEKRVRLACNLNHRFAPAAYKAKAIIEEGKLGAPLFLNMRLTIRNAQEDTEWLHMRALHPHSVDVMRYFGGDIKRVQAFMTKAPGRASWSTASVNVEFASGAVGHLTGSYDMSMRHPIEFCEVAGSEGRIVIDNVYESMTFYPHQSDELTVVRNPLFGGMQGFNDTFEQRIGRFVEQIKAGAAPEAVDASGADALAAQEVIEAAIASHESGGIPITVPAAEKSGG; encoded by the coding sequence ATGATCAGGTTCGCGGTGGTCGGCGTCAACAATATCGGCAAAATCCACTGCCGCGCCTATGCGCGGCATCCGGATACGAAGCTTGCTGCCGTATGCGACTTGATGCCGGATCGGGCCGAAGCGGCCGGGAGCGAATACGGCATTCCGGCGTACACCAGCCTGCAGGAGCTGCTGGAACGGGAGGACATCGACGCCGTCGCGGTGGCGACGGCGGGGGTCGAGAAGGGCAGCCACCATTTCGAGCCCGCGATGCTCGCGATCGCCGCCGGCAAGGACGTGCTCGTGGAGAAGCCCCTGTCCAACCGGATCGGGGAAGCAAGGCAGATGGTCGCCTTCGCGAAGGAGAAGCGGGTGCGGCTGGCGTGCAACCTGAACCACCGGTTTGCCCCTGCGGCTTACAAGGCGAAAGCGATCATCGAGGAAGGAAAGCTCGGCGCTCCTTTGTTCCTCAATATGCGGCTGACGATCCGCAACGCGCAGGAGGACACGGAGTGGCTGCATATGCGGGCGCTGCACCCGCATTCGGTCGACGTCATGCGTTATTTCGGCGGCGACATCAAACGGGTGCAGGCGTTCATGACCAAAGCGCCGGGGCGCGCGTCATGGTCGACCGCATCCGTCAACGTCGAGTTTGCGTCCGGCGCGGTCGGGCATTTGACCGGGAGCTACGATATGTCGATGCGGCACCCGATCGAATTTTGCGAGGTTGCCGGCAGCGAAGGCCGCATCGTCATCGACAACGTATATGAAAGCATGACGTTTTATCCGCATCAATCCGACGAATTGACGGTCGTCCGCAACCCGCTGTTCGGCGGCATGCAGGGCTTTAACGATACGTTCGAGCAGCGCATCGGGCGATTCGTCGAGCAGATCAAGGCGGGAGCCGCGCCCGAAGCGGTCGACGCCTCCGGCGCCGACGCGCTCGCGGCCCAGGAAGTGATTGAAGCGGCAATTGCATCGCACGAATCCGGCGGGATCCCGATCACGGTACCTGCCGCCGAAAAATCAGGAGGTTAA
- the cysC gene encoding adenylyl-sulfate kinase has protein sequence MDRQQGSVLWFTGLSGSGKTTTAKAVAAELKARGRLVEMLDGDELRATICKGLGFSREDRFENIKRIAYVSKLLSRNGVVVLVSAITPYEEMRAYARSVIPDYAEIYVNCPLPECEKRDVKGLYAKARSGEIKHFTGVSDPYEEPVRPDITISTDADSVVSNCSKILKWLDDRPRPMQAAH, from the coding sequence ATGGACAGACAGCAGGGATCGGTATTATGGTTTACGGGATTGTCGGGCTCCGGCAAAACGACGACGGCGAAAGCGGTGGCGGCCGAGCTGAAAGCGCGGGGACGGCTTGTCGAGATGCTTGACGGCGACGAGCTGCGGGCAACGATTTGCAAAGGGCTTGGCTTCAGCCGCGAGGACCGCTTCGAGAACATCAAGCGGATCGCGTACGTGTCGAAGCTGCTTTCCCGCAACGGCGTTGTCGTGCTCGTCTCCGCCATTACGCCGTATGAGGAGATGAGAGCCTACGCGCGCAGCGTCATTCCGGATTATGCGGAAATATATGTAAATTGTCCGCTGCCGGAATGCGAGAAGCGGGACGTCAAAGGGCTCTATGCTAAAGCGCGAAGCGGGGAAATCAAGCACTTTACCGGCGTATCCGATCCCTACGAGGAGCCTGTCCGCCCGGATATCACGATCTCGACGGACGCCGACTCCGTCGTGAGCAATTGCAGTAAAATCCTGAAGTGGCTTGACGACCGTCCGCGGCCGATGCAGGCGGCTCATTAG
- a CDS encoding AraC family transcriptional regulator, with the protein MQHILGSRNYMKDDFPFWITRTDQGSLAEHGHEFVELVYVVRGSGTHIFQGARYDIEAGNVFIINPGETHAYAVKPGERMEIVNCLFMPSFIPDALLSELNITESIDYFYVHPFLGHDVRFNHHLRLHGQEAASVLTLLESMIREIGERGVGYATLIRLQMIELLVLLSRYYAVVQNQRTPSSPHQRDRFMTARRIYGYLERNFDKKITLQSLSGLFNISTRQVNRLTREEYGKSVFDLLHDIRIERAKRLLSDSDEKVIAVASMVGYDDPSFFSRLFVRHTGFSPREYRSCRNVK; encoded by the coding sequence ATGCAGCACATTTTGGGCAGCCGGAATTACATGAAGGACGACTTTCCGTTCTGGATCACCCGGACGGACCAGGGGTCGCTGGCCGAACACGGGCACGAGTTCGTCGAGCTCGTGTATGTCGTCCGGGGGAGCGGCACCCATATTTTCCAGGGGGCCCGATACGACATCGAGGCGGGCAACGTCTTTATCATTAATCCGGGCGAAACGCATGCCTATGCGGTCAAACCGGGCGAGCGGATGGAGATCGTCAACTGCCTGTTTATGCCCTCTTTTATCCCGGACGCGCTGCTCAGCGAGCTGAACATTACGGAATCGATCGACTATTTTTACGTCCATCCGTTTCTCGGCCACGACGTGAGGTTCAATCATCACCTCCGTCTGCACGGGCAGGAGGCCGCCTCCGTGCTTACGCTGCTGGAGAGCATGATCCGGGAAATCGGGGAACGGGGCGTCGGCTACGCCACGCTCATCCGGCTGCAGATGATCGAGCTGCTCGTGCTGCTCTCCCGCTACTACGCCGTCGTCCAAAATCAGCGAACCCCATCCTCGCCGCATCAGCGGGACCGCTTCATGACCGCCCGGCGCATATACGGCTATCTCGAACGCAATTTCGATAAAAAAATAACGCTGCAGTCGCTGTCCGGCCTGTTCAATATCAGCACGAGGCAGGTCAACCGGCTGACGCGCGAGGAATACGGAAAAAGCGTGTTCGATCTGCTGCACGACATCCGGATCGAGCGCGCCAAGCGGCTGCTCAGCGATTCGGATGAGAAAGTCATCGCCGTGGCAAGCATGGTCGGCTACGACGACCCGTCCTTTTTCAGCAGGCTGTTCGTCCGGCACACGGGCTTTTCTCCGCGGGAATACCGCAGCTGCCGGAACGTGAAATAA
- a CDS encoding helix-turn-helix domain-containing protein encodes MKGSDQKSKFLLTHREREVFELLVQDKTTRDIAGQLFISEKTVRNHISNVMQKLNVKGRSQAVVELIKLGELKI; translated from the coding sequence TTGAAGGGTAGCGACCAGAAGAGCAAGTTTTTACTAACTCATCGTGAGCGCGAAGTCTTCGAACTGCTGGTTCAGGACAAAACGACAAGAGATATTGCGGGACAGCTGTTTATCAGCGAAAAAACCGTCCGTAACCATATCTCCAACGTGATGCAGAAATTGAACGTCAAAGGTCGTTCGCAAGCGGTTGTCGAGCTGATCAAGCTTGGGGAGTTAAAAATTTGA
- a CDS encoding sulfatase, giving the protein MPNKKPNLVIFGIDSLRRDHMSAYGYPRLTTPHIDKLAGEGVLFEQHFSPSIPTTPAYASMLTGMDVFGTDVVALRHQGPLGGHVKTLAEVLEENGYNTTCIGFTGNPSSRGFQTYLDYEAWVPDETGRTPKALLLNEVAVPELERLAKDDKPFFLFLRHMDPHSPYLPPAPYERAFYGGNEKDPDNRSMDPVYGFKPFADFLKSWIPEGVTDHEYVTAQYDGAVAYMDACIQTILAKLDALGLEEETLVVVTSDHGETLYEHDCYFDHHGLYDCTLVVPLIFKYPGRVPSGRRVKEVSLISDVMPTVLELLEIETETAYDGRSLIKMVEGRENDRVSEFYITECTWMRKHGWRTPEWKLIRALEPDFHFKPEVELYNLIRDPEENVNLAEQEPEVVALLTKRMEDYIARREGETGRTNPIFTNLNWHGKGKVFQSSQEAYDSLHIGGVIAARALQAKEKAGKS; this is encoded by the coding sequence TTGCCCAATAAGAAACCGAACCTTGTGATCTTCGGCATCGACAGCCTGCGCCGCGATCATATGAGCGCTTACGGCTATCCGCGACTGACGACGCCTCACATTGACAAGCTGGCGGGCGAAGGCGTGCTGTTCGAGCAGCATTTCAGTCCGAGCATCCCGACGACGCCGGCCTACGCGTCCATGCTGACGGGGATGGACGTCTTCGGCACCGACGTGGTGGCGCTCCGCCACCAAGGGCCGCTTGGCGGCCATGTCAAAACGCTGGCCGAGGTGCTGGAGGAGAACGGCTATAACACGACCTGCATCGGCTTCACCGGGAATCCTTCCTCCCGCGGCTTCCAGACCTACCTGGATTACGAAGCCTGGGTTCCCGACGAGACGGGGCGCACGCCCAAGGCGCTGCTGCTGAACGAGGTCGCCGTTCCCGAGCTGGAACGGCTGGCGAAGGACGACAAGCCGTTCTTCCTGTTCCTGCGCCATATGGACCCGCACTCGCCATACCTGCCGCCTGCGCCTTATGAGCGGGCTTTTTACGGCGGGAATGAAAAGGATCCGGACAACCGTTCGATGGACCCGGTTTACGGGTTCAAGCCGTTCGCCGATTTTCTGAAGTCATGGATTCCCGAAGGGGTGACGGATCACGAGTACGTAACGGCGCAGTACGACGGAGCCGTCGCGTATATGGACGCGTGCATCCAGACGATTTTGGCGAAGCTGGACGCGCTTGGGCTGGAGGAAGAAACGCTCGTCGTCGTCACGTCCGATCACGGGGAGACGCTGTACGAGCACGACTGCTATTTCGACCATCACGGGCTGTACGACTGCACGCTGGTCGTGCCGCTTATTTTCAAATATCCCGGACGCGTTCCCTCCGGCAGGCGCGTGAAGGAAGTGTCGCTCATTTCCGATGTCATGCCGACCGTGCTCGAGCTGCTGGAAATCGAGACGGAAACGGCATATGACGGGCGCAGCCTGATTAAGATGGTGGAAGGCAGGGAAAACGACCGCGTCAGCGAATTCTATATTACGGAGTGTACGTGGATGCGCAAGCACGGCTGGCGGACGCCGGAGTGGAAGCTGATCCGGGCGCTGGAGCCGGATTTCCATTTCAAGCCCGAGGTCGAGCTGTATAATCTGATCCGCGACCCCGAAGAGAACGTCAATCTGGCGGAACAGGAGCCGGAGGTTGTCGCGCTGCTGACGAAGCGGATGGAAGATTATATCGCGAGGCGCGAAGGCGAGACGGGACGAACGAACCCGATATTCACGAACCTGAACTGGCATGGGAAAGGGAAAGTATTCCAATCGTCCCAGGAAGCTTACGACTCGCTGCACATCGGCGGCGTCATCGCGGCCCGCGCGCTGCAGGCCAAGGAGAAGGCGGGCAAATCATGA
- a CDS encoding sugar phosphate isomerase/epimerase family protein: MIKLGVNSVLFRHFDFATAAKQIALCGYDGVEIAAIQGMCEHLDLSRWKEQKNELRAIAEENGLSFLSAEVASLKEERLLPAFEAAAEIGIPVINVGPGGKMGIEEDLSNSIETLARMADKAASFGVTLCVKAHVGNAIHNTPTTLKAMEAIPSGSFGIDMDPSHIHRAGENAEEALPAVLSRVKHIHIRDCKGREHGPGPIELQACGRGDIDLFGYCQALTSGGYDGPVVLEVIGASPEHSLAQVSIVAAESYGYLNACLKKLNAR; the protein is encoded by the coding sequence ATGATCAAATTGGGCGTTAATTCCGTGCTGTTCAGGCACTTCGATTTTGCCACCGCCGCAAAGCAAATCGCCTTGTGCGGTTACGACGGCGTCGAAATCGCCGCCATCCAGGGCATGTGCGAGCACCTCGACTTAAGCCGCTGGAAGGAGCAGAAGAACGAGCTTCGCGCCATCGCGGAGGAGAACGGGCTGTCGTTCCTGTCCGCCGAGGTCGCCTCGCTGAAGGAGGAACGTCTGCTGCCGGCGTTCGAAGCCGCCGCCGAAATCGGCATTCCGGTGATCAACGTCGGTCCCGGAGGTAAAATGGGCATTGAAGAGGACCTGAGCAACTCCATCGAAACGCTTGCGCGCATGGCGGACAAAGCGGCTTCGTTCGGCGTCACGCTGTGCGTGAAAGCCCATGTCGGCAACGCCATCCACAACACGCCGACGACGCTGAAGGCGATGGAAGCCATTCCGTCCGGCTCGTTCGGCATCGACATGGATCCGAGCCATATCCACCGCGCGGGCGAAAATGCGGAGGAAGCGCTGCCCGCAGTGCTCAGCCGCGTGAAGCACATCCATATCCGCGACTGCAAAGGCCGCGAGCACGGCCCGGGGCCGATCGAGCTGCAGGCGTGCGGACGGGGCGACATCGACCTGTTCGGTTACTGCCAGGCGCTTACGTCCGGCGGCTATGACGGCCCGGTCGTGCTGGAAGTGATCGGCGCGTCACCCGAGCATTCGCTCGCCCAGGTGTCGATCGTGGCGGCGGAATCGTACGGCTATTTGAACGCCTGCCTGAAAAAGCTGAACGCCCGTTAG
- a CDS encoding sulfatase-like hydrolase/transferase, translating into MEKRPPNLLLITADQLRFDCVGFSCKYPVRTPNLDALAGQGTAFTHAYSVLPVCCPARQSLLHGRRPETFGALWNYSGALPVAALPPDAYTWTRTLAENGYRSAYLGKWGVNPDHDATAYGYHSVVGESDYAKFAKERYPDVVYTNGYFGEPDPVPLADSRTHWLAARAVAKLEELQRGDGPWHLALHFPEPHLPCRPAGRFASMYDPAGVPEWDGFRETFEGKPYIQSQQLLSWGIESFTWEDWAPVVARYYGVISQMDEAVGQVLNALDRLGAADDTVVVFTSDHGDMCGSHRMMDKHYILYDDVVRVPLIIRMPGGKPGRVSDSFVYNFLDLAPTVLELTGLSAAGPGNLQGRSLLPLLTENEEPAGWRRSVVSTYNGQQFGLYTQRMIRTKSWKYIWNCTDTDELYDLQADPAELTNRIGAPEHTELVAELRRELYGQLDADGDLLVRNSWMRRQLLEGAKRNCSGST; encoded by the coding sequence ATGGAGAAAAGACCGCCGAATCTGCTGCTGATCACGGCTGACCAGCTGCGCTTCGACTGCGTGGGCTTCAGCTGCAAATATCCGGTGCGGACGCCGAACCTGGACGCTCTGGCCGGACAGGGCACCGCCTTCACCCACGCTTATTCGGTGCTCCCGGTCTGCTGTCCGGCGCGCCAATCGCTGCTCCACGGACGAAGGCCGGAGACGTTCGGCGCCCTGTGGAACTACAGCGGCGCCCTGCCCGTGGCGGCGCTCCCGCCGGATGCCTACACTTGGACGCGGACGCTTGCGGAGAACGGGTACCGGTCGGCTTATTTGGGAAAATGGGGCGTGAATCCGGATCACGACGCCACCGCTTACGGCTATCATTCGGTCGTCGGCGAGTCCGATTACGCCAAATTTGCGAAGGAACGTTATCCGGACGTCGTGTATACGAACGGATATTTCGGCGAGCCGGACCCGGTCCCGCTTGCGGACAGTCGTACGCACTGGCTGGCCGCCAGGGCGGTTGCCAAGCTGGAGGAGCTGCAGCGCGGGGACGGGCCCTGGCATCTTGCGCTTCATTTTCCCGAGCCGCATTTGCCCTGCCGGCCTGCGGGACGTTTTGCGTCCATGTACGATCCGGCCGGTGTTCCGGAATGGGACGGCTTCCGCGAAACGTTCGAAGGGAAGCCGTATATTCAGAGCCAGCAGCTGCTCAGCTGGGGCATCGAGTCGTTCACGTGGGAGGATTGGGCGCCGGTTGTGGCCCGGTACTATGGCGTAATCAGCCAGATGGACGAAGCGGTCGGACAGGTGCTGAACGCCCTAGACCGTCTGGGGGCGGCGGACGACACTGTGGTCGTGTTCACCTCCGATCACGGCGATATGTGCGGGTCCCACCGCATGATGGATAAACATTATATTTTGTACGACGACGTCGTGCGCGTGCCGCTCATTATCCGGATGCCGGGCGGGAAACCGGGACGCGTCAGCGATTCGTTCGTCTACAATTTTCTCGACCTGGCGCCGACGGTGCTGGAGCTGACCGGTCTCTCCGCCGCCGGTCCCGGCAATTTGCAAGGAAGGTCGCTGCTGCCGCTGCTGACGGAAAATGAGGAGCCGGCCGGCTGGCGCCGGTCGGTCGTGTCCACCTACAACGGCCAGCAGTTCGGACTGTACACGCAGCGCATGATCCGCACGAAGAGCTGGAAATACATATGGAACTGCACGGATACAGACGAGCTGTACGACCTGCAGGCCGACCCTGCCGAGCTGACGAACCGGATCGGCGCGCCGGAGCACACGGAGCTCGTCGCCGAGCTGAGACGCGAGCTGTACGGGCAGTTGGACGCTGACGGCGATCTGCTCGTGCGCAATTCGTGGATGCGAAGGCAGCTGCTGGAAGGGGCGAAACGAAACTGCAGCGGTTCGACGTAG
- a CDS encoding YhcN/YlaJ family sporulation lipoprotein: MQRTLKLLAAGALIGTMLSGCMEKQGDLGNRNIREQGVRFDANGNRILNKRFADDQMNEMNRVDGRRLNSNNIVGSHANYRLEMSDEIADRIAAMKEVNRAYVMLTDNNAYVAVSLNEGTKGGKENDGKQPPLSRTNQAFQRPGILNPLNYGASLPGTYRIQSADVAGALKDKIAREVQRMAPQIKNVYVSANPDFMSRMTSYMEDVRLGHPIQGFVAEFNAMVERVFPARSGAAH, encoded by the coding sequence ATGCAGCGCACGCTCAAGTTGCTTGCAGCCGGCGCCCTCATCGGAACGATGTTATCCGGCTGCATGGAAAAACAAGGGGACCTGGGGAACCGGAATATCCGGGAGCAGGGGGTTCGTTTTGACGCCAACGGCAACCGGATCCTGAACAAACGGTTCGCGGACGACCAGATGAACGAAATGAACCGGGTCGACGGCCGCAGGCTGAACAGCAATAACATCGTCGGTTCGCATGCCAACTACCGGCTCGAGATGAGCGACGAAATCGCCGACCGGATTGCGGCGATGAAAGAAGTGAACCGGGCCTATGTCATGCTGACGGACAACAACGCGTACGTTGCGGTTTCGCTCAATGAAGGGACGAAGGGCGGCAAGGAGAACGACGGCAAACAACCGCCGCTTAGCCGCACGAATCAGGCGTTCCAGCGTCCGGGCATTTTGAACCCGTTAAACTACGGCGCAAGTCTGCCGGGCACCTACAGAATCCAATCGGCCGACGTCGCCGGAGCGCTGAAGGACAAAATCGCCCGCGAGGTGCAGCGCATGGCCCCGCAAATCAAGAACGTCTATGTTTCGGCCAATCCGGACTTCATGAGCCGCATGACGTCCTATATGGAAGACGTTCGGCTCGGGCATCCGATTCAAGGCTTTGTGGCCGAATTCAACGCCATGGTCGAGCGGGTATTCCCGGCTCGGTCCGGAGCGGCTCATTAA
- a CDS encoding threonine synthase, producing the protein MIAKYSYLSHLRCPKCDAVYNSRQRQQLCACGSPLLAEYDLEQLAARWKPGDLSGRAPDLWRYHELLPVERPENVVTLGEGMTPLLPMPFLGADMGIERLFMKDEGIIPTGTFKARGAAVGVSKAKELGVRELAMPTNGNAGAAWALYAARAGIRATVVMPVAAPEITRNECAVSGANLFLVDGLISDAGKIVGQAVTARGIFDASTLKEPYRIEGKKTMGLEIAEQFGWELPDVILYPTGGGVGIIGISKALKELQTLGWIDRSRKLPRLVAVQAKGCAPIVKAWEEKRTESEFFPDSSTVAFGINVPKALGDFLVLQALYETEGCAVAIDDETLLAEQGKAARMEGAFICPEGAATFAAARLLRENGWIGAEERVVALNTGAGIKYPDTVRVDVPILQPGQFL; encoded by the coding sequence GTGATCGCGAAATACAGCTATTTGTCACATTTGCGCTGCCCCAAATGCGATGCCGTGTACAATAGCCGGCAGCGGCAGCAGCTTTGCGCGTGCGGCTCCCCTTTGCTCGCGGAGTACGATTTGGAGCAGCTTGCCGCGCGGTGGAAGCCCGGCGATTTGTCGGGTCGTGCGCCCGACTTGTGGCGTTATCACGAGCTTCTTCCCGTGGAGCGTCCGGAGAACGTCGTCACCCTTGGCGAAGGGATGACGCCGCTCCTGCCGATGCCTTTTTTAGGCGCGGATATGGGAATCGAGCGGTTGTTCATGAAGGATGAGGGCATCATCCCGACGGGAACGTTCAAGGCCCGCGGTGCTGCCGTCGGCGTATCCAAAGCGAAGGAGCTGGGCGTTCGGGAGCTGGCGATGCCGACGAACGGCAACGCCGGGGCCGCATGGGCGCTGTATGCCGCCAGAGCCGGAATCCGGGCAACCGTCGTCATGCCGGTCGCCGCGCCGGAAATAACAAGGAACGAATGCGCGGTATCCGGCGCGAATTTGTTCCTGGTGGACGGGCTGATCAGCGATGCGGGCAAAATCGTCGGACAAGCCGTGACAGCCCGCGGAATATTCGATGCATCCACGTTAAAGGAACCGTACCGGATCGAAGGCAAAAAAACGATGGGGCTTGAAATCGCCGAGCAGTTCGGATGGGAGCTTCCGGATGTCATTCTTTATCCGACAGGAGGCGGCGTCGGCATCATCGGCATTTCTAAAGCGCTGAAGGAATTGCAGACGCTGGGGTGGATCGACCGCAGCCGGAAGCTGCCCCGTCTGGTGGCCGTGCAGGCGAAGGGCTGCGCACCGATCGTCAAGGCATGGGAGGAAAAAAGAACCGAATCGGAATTTTTTCCGGATTCCTCGACCGTTGCCTTCGGCATCAACGTGCCGAAAGCGCTCGGCGATTTCCTCGTGCTGCAGGCTCTCTATGAGACCGAAGGCTGCGCGGTCGCGATTGACGACGAAACGCTGCTGGCGGAGCAGGGAAAAGCCGCCCGGATGGAAGGCGCGTTTATCTGTCCCGAAGGAGCGGCGACGTTTGCGGCTGCGAGGCTGCTGAGGGAGAACGGATGGATCGGCGCGGAGGAGCGGGTCGTCGCCTTGAATACGGGCGCGGGAATCAAATACCCCGATACCGTTCGCGTGGATGTTCCGATTTTGCAGCCGGGCCAATTTCTTTGA
- a CDS encoding carbon-nitrogen hydrolase family protein: MERKTSFTVALVQMNCEKGEIRQNLQTMQDYIAEARSRGADFVCFPEMNLTGYIDPVKQPHAVISMDHEAVKQVIRYSALHSICVIAGFVEHNPGGKPYITQFVANDGELLGCYRKKTIKEGEEQWFDPGAHLPVFSARGLRFGISICADIDDPDIFRAYAEKGAAFIFECAAPGLYGEQETRNWSSGFNWWRDKCRAQLGAYAAEQAVYIGTATQAGRTVDEDFPGGGYLFDPQGTCAAESGDWGAGVLYVQVRI, translated from the coding sequence ATGGAACGGAAAACTTCATTCACCGTTGCGCTGGTGCAAATGAACTGCGAGAAGGGGGAGATTAGACAAAATCTCCAAACGATGCAGGACTATATTGCCGAGGCTCGCTCGAGGGGAGCGGATTTCGTCTGTTTTCCGGAAATGAATTTAACCGGATATATCGACCCCGTGAAGCAGCCGCATGCCGTAATTTCCATGGATCACGAAGCCGTGAAACAAGTCATTCGATACAGCGCTCTCCACTCGATTTGCGTGATCGCCGGTTTTGTGGAGCATAATCCGGGAGGCAAGCCGTATATTACCCAGTTTGTCGCCAATGACGGCGAGCTGCTTGGCTGTTACCGCAAGAAAACGATCAAAGAAGGCGAAGAGCAATGGTTCGATCCGGGCGCGCATCTGCCGGTCTTTTCCGCCCGCGGTCTGCGCTTCGGCATTTCCATCTGCGCGGACATCGACGACCCGGATATTTTTCGCGCATATGCCGAAAAAGGAGCTGCATTCATTTTTGAATGCGCCGCTCCCGGATTATACGGCGAACAGGAAACCCGGAACTGGTCGTCCGGCTTCAATTGGTGGAGAGACAAGTGCAGGGCTCAGCTTGGAGCGTATGCCGCCGAACAGGCCGTTTATATCGGCACGGCCACCCAGGCAGGCCGCACGGTCGACGAGGATTTTCCCGGCGGCGGCTATCTGTTTGATCCGCAAGGGACATGTGCGGCCGAGTCGGGGGACTGGGGCGCCGGCGTACTTTATGTTCAAGTCCGGATTTGA
- a CDS encoding sulfatase produces MKIILISLDTLRASRLSGYGYGKPTSPYLDRIASRGVLFERAYAADIPTEVAHTGIFTGKIGLTTGVVSHGSSLTSLPKDTPWLPNLLRASGFTTAAVDNLYQLKEWFARGYRYYINSAGGKRWIDGRTVNSLAMPWIEQHKDESFFLFLHYWDAHTPYLPPDSYVPEFYPAGRDPFDPANRSMERAYNHAAYPFFKHHHYDLVGPVTDSAYYDALYDAEIRYLDDRLQELDEHLERLGIAEDTLLVLFGDHGESLTEHEIYWDHCGLYEPTVHVPLIMRWPGRIPAGRRVPGFVQQVDLLPTILEAVRSEQPPGIDAAKLREPEGLDGRSLWDAIGGRSNGTQERIMLSECAWQAARGIRTERYKYIRTYDAGPFRRPPCELYDLHADPEETANLADALPDVAARFERELEEWVAGKLAGREDPMKLQLKAAGLPFRRRIEQILLTAGLTWEAWSADPRRERFDLAALHRS; encoded by the coding sequence ATGAAGATCATCCTCATCTCGCTCGATACGCTGCGCGCATCCCGTCTAAGCGGTTATGGGTACGGAAAACCGACCAGCCCTTATTTGGACCGGATCGCCTCCCGGGGCGTACTGTTCGAACGCGCATATGCGGCGGATATCCCGACCGAGGTGGCGCATACCGGCATTTTTACGGGAAAAATCGGCCTGACGACCGGCGTCGTCTCGCACGGCTCGAGCCTGACGTCGCTGCCGAAGGATACGCCGTGGCTGCCGAATCTGCTGCGCGCTTCCGGCTTTACGACGGCGGCGGTGGACAATCTGTACCAGCTCAAGGAATGGTTCGCCCGGGGCTACCGGTATTACATCAACAGCGCCGGCGGCAAAAGGTGGATCGACGGCCGTACGGTCAACAGCCTCGCGATGCCGTGGATCGAGCAGCACAAGGACGAATCCTTCTTCCTGTTTCTGCATTATTGGGACGCGCATACGCCGTACCTGCCGCCGGATTCGTATGTGCCGGAATTTTACCCGGCCGGCCGGGACCCGTTCGACCCGGCGAACCGCAGCATGGAGCGGGCTTACAATCATGCGGCTTATCCGTTCTTCAAGCACCACCATTACGACCTGGTCGGCCCGGTCACCGACAGCGCCTATTACGACGCGCTGTACGACGCCGAAATCCGGTATCTGGACGACCGGCTGCAGGAACTGGACGAACACCTGGAGCGGCTCGGCATCGCGGAGGATACGCTGCTCGTCCTGTTCGGCGACCACGGCGAAAGCCTGACCGAGCACGAGATTTACTGGGACCACTGCGGCCTGTATGAGCCGACCGTCCATGTGCCCCTCATCATGCGCTGGCCGGGCCGGATTCCGGCCGGAAGGCGCGTGCCGGGCTTCGTGCAGCAGGTCGACCTGCTGCCGACGATTTTGGAGGCCGTCCGGAGCGAGCAGCCGCCCGGCATCGACGCGGCGAAGCTTCGCGAGCCCGAAGGCCTCGACGGGCGGAGCCTATGGGACGCTATCGGCGGGCGGAGCAACGGCACGCAGGAGCGGATCATGCTGAGCGAATGCGCCTGGCAGGCGGCGCGCGGCATCCGGACGGAGCGGTACAAATATATCCGCACGTACGATGCCGGGCCGTTTCGCCGGCCGCCGTGCGAGCTGTACGACCTGCATGCCGATCCGGAGGAAACGGCGAATCTTGCGGACGCGCTGCCGGACGTCGCCGCCCGCTTCGAGCGCGAGCTCGAGGAATGGGTCGCCGGGAAACTGGCGGGCCGGGAAGACCCGATGAAGCTTCAGCTCAAGGCGGCCGGCCTGCCGTTCCGCAGGCGGATCGAGCAGATTCTTTTGACCGCCGGCCTGACATGGGAGGCGTGGAGCGCCGACCCTCGGCGCGAGCGATTCGATTTGGCGGCGCTGCATCGCAGCTAG